A stretch of the Planktothricoides raciborskii GIHE-MW2 genome encodes the following:
- a CDS encoding CPP1-like family protein: MSEQTPYQQLRVSENATFEEIQESRNLLMQEYNGDRQKIEAIEAAYDAILMQRLKLRQEGKIKVPDRIRFAEKVAETPPAIPAVPKKEAPAWLQNFLDTPEQSDILWPGGIFLGLSLLGLLQPNSVSLALALGIGFGIYFLNRKEQKFLRAVGLTVLALIVGLSISSILGNWLVASGVISLTTESLAAFITCFVLWLSSSFLK, encoded by the coding sequence ATGAGTGAACAAACTCCCTATCAACAGCTTCGGGTTTCCGAAAATGCGACATTTGAGGAAATCCAAGAAAGCCGCAACCTTCTGATGCAAGAGTATAATGGCGATCGCCAGAAAATTGAGGCGATCGAAGCCGCGTATGATGCGATTCTGATGCAACGATTAAAACTCCGGCAGGAAGGCAAAATCAAAGTTCCCGACCGGATTCGGTTTGCCGAAAAAGTAGCAGAAACACCGCCAGCAATACCGGCTGTGCCAAAAAAAGAAGCTCCGGCTTGGCTTCAGAACTTTTTGGATACCCCAGAACAATCAGATATTCTATGGCCGGGGGGCATCTTCTTAGGTTTGAGTTTACTAGGACTTCTTCAACCAAATTCTGTATCTTTAGCCTTGGCATTAGGAATCGGCTTTGGGATTTATTTTCTCAATCGTAAAGAGCAAAAATTTCTCCGCGCTGTGGGACTAACAGTCCTGGCGCTGATTGTTGGACTATCCATTAGCTCTATTTTGGGAAATTGGTTAGTCGCCAGCGGGGTAATTTCTCTAACCACAGAAAGTCTAGCCGCTTTTATCACCTGTTTTGTTCTTTGGTTATCCAGTAGCTTTCTTAAGTAA
- a CDS encoding iron uptake porin, whose amino-acid sequence MTSALNQQTQDLTGRTELNPIWETAISSLLGLTLLSCSSPPAIGQIITPQTGHPMTSTSKLMDKTPVFRDQPRSLTSETVRTVENPRETRLRLDRSVPEFPDSSIAGGDHHPSAVTGSTVNEDLSHRPSEDPQSGDRHFSTDIFQEPGQQHQTSEPLNSQPIHKKVDQDVQFLDTQVFSTENGGDRHQSPDFTPENYPENYPENYLLENPLGQITSVSQLSDIKPTDWAFQALQSLVERYNCISGYPDLTYRGNRALTRYEFVSALNACWEQIEPIIQENIQENIQENIQENIQENIQENIQENIQENIQENQNIQQAQADLLTLQQLQQNFAKELAIFNDKIENLNTQTTKLEEQQFSTTTKLFGQAIFGLQGRTANEADFFPVDDQKDTEDPGSEINFLNNMQLTLLTQLNSRSLILAGMQMGNGSTGPRLSNDTRLGYEGNTERQIILSDLNYRQLIGNRLAVIVGPTGVNMANVFRGVNEVESAGSGPISALAQRNPIVNIGNGRGGVGFDWQVTSRMSVQGVYSASTPDDVSSGGLFGGTDGQTSLGLQLTLTPINPVNVALSYVNAYSPLGVLGTGSGDDQLTIDSPIKTNGFGATVSWQMTPSLTLGSWGGYTNSGIPGRDGEVETTNWMVFLNWENLFGRDNLAGIYVGQPPKIVHSDLPMGKNIPDLLAGGEGEAGGQPGTTTHLELFYRWQVSDQLSLTPGVLMIFEPGHAPASDPITVGVLRTTFNF is encoded by the coding sequence ATGACATCCGCATTAAATCAGCAAACCCAAGACTTAACGGGACGGACAGAGTTAAACCCCATTTGGGAAACGGCGATCAGTAGTCTGTTGGGGCTGACTTTATTAAGTTGCTCAAGCCCCCCCGCCATAGGTCAGATTATAACCCCCCAGACTGGGCATCCGATGACAAGTACCTCGAAGTTGATGGACAAAACCCCAGTTTTCAGAGATCAACCCCGATCGCTGACTTCCGAGACAGTCAGAACCGTTGAGAACCCTAGGGAAACAAGACTTAGGTTAGATCGTTCAGTTCCAGAGTTCCCAGATAGCTCGATCGCAGGTGGCGATCACCATCCTTCTGCGGTTACCGGCTCTACGGTTAATGAGGATCTCAGTCATCGGCCATCAGAGGATCCCCAATCGGGCGATCGCCATTTTTCCACTGATATTTTTCAGGAACCAGGGCAGCAGCATCAAACAAGCGAACCTCTTAATTCTCAGCCTATTCACAAAAAGGTCGATCAAGATGTTCAGTTTTTAGATACCCAGGTTTTCTCTACAGAAAATGGGGGCGATCGCCATCAATCCCCAGATTTTACTCCAGAAAATTATCCAGAAAATTATCCAGAAAATTATCTCCTAGAAAATCCTCTGGGACAAATTACCTCCGTATCTCAGTTATCCGATATTAAACCCACAGATTGGGCATTCCAAGCACTACAGTCACTTGTTGAACGATATAACTGTATTTCTGGCTACCCAGATTTAACCTATCGCGGCAATCGGGCATTAACTCGTTATGAATTTGTCTCCGCCTTAAATGCTTGCTGGGAGCAAATTGAGCCAATAATTCAAGAAAATATTCAAGAAAATATTCAAGAAAATATTCAAGAAAATATTCAAGAAAATATTCAAGAAAATATTCAAGAAAATATTCAAGAAAATATTCAAGAAAATCAAAACATTCAACAAGCACAAGCAGATTTACTTACCCTACAACAATTGCAGCAAAATTTTGCCAAAGAATTGGCTATCTTTAACGATAAAATCGAAAACCTAAACACTCAAACAACTAAACTCGAAGAGCAGCAATTTTCCACCACCACGAAATTATTTGGTCAAGCAATTTTTGGTCTTCAGGGTCGAACAGCCAATGAAGCAGACTTTTTTCCCGTGGACGATCAAAAAGACACTGAAGACCCAGGCAGCGAAATTAATTTCCTCAATAATATGCAATTAACTTTGCTGACTCAACTAAATTCTCGGTCTTTAATTTTGGCCGGGATGCAAATGGGCAATGGTAGCACCGGGCCGCGCTTAAGCAATGATACAAGACTAGGATACGAGGGGAATACTGAGAGGCAAATTATTCTCAGCGATTTAAACTATCGACAACTTATTGGTAATCGTTTAGCAGTCATTGTCGGTCCTACGGGGGTGAATATGGCTAATGTTTTTCGCGGGGTGAATGAAGTTGAAAGTGCTGGAAGTGGACCGATTTCTGCCCTAGCGCAACGAAATCCGATTGTGAATATTGGCAATGGTCGTGGGGGGGTCGGTTTTGACTGGCAGGTAACCTCCAGAATGAGCGTTCAAGGTGTTTACTCCGCCAGCACCCCGGATGATGTCAGTAGTGGCGGACTCTTTGGTGGCACCGACGGCCAAACCAGCCTGGGATTGCAATTAACCCTGACGCCGATTAACCCCGTAAATGTGGCACTCAGCTATGTAAATGCCTATTCGCCACTAGGTGTCCTGGGGACTGGATCTGGTGATGACCAATTAACTATTGATTCGCCGATTAAAACCAATGGCTTTGGGGCTACGGTTTCTTGGCAGATGACTCCGAGTTTGACTCTTGGCAGTTGGGGAGGTTATACGAATTCGGGAATTCCTGGCCGGGATGGTGAGGTGGAGACGACCAACTGGATGGTATTTTTGAATTGGGAAAATCTGTTTGGTCGAGATAATTTGGCCGGGATCTATGTGGGTCAACCCCCCAAAATTGTTCATAGTGATTTGCCGATGGGCAAAAATATTCCCGATCTCCTGGCAGGAGGAGAAGGAGAAGCCGGAGGACAACCAGGGACGACTACTCATTTAGAGTTGTTTTATCGCTGGCAAGTTTCCGATCAGCTAAGTCTGACCCCTGGGGTATTAATGATTTTTGAGCCTGGTCATGCTCCAGCTAGTGACCCAATTACGGTGGGAGTGCTGCGAACGACGTTTAATTTTTAA
- the pgeF gene encoding peptidoglycan editing factor PgeF has product MSNWQWHDWNGLSYLTCSLLADWSHGFFTRDFWPRSPEQLVNVLRHQVNPLFPEVFRVKQVHGNTVLPTSQLTPITQNQSEDLESSSTETTVSLSLEEADGLRTEKADQAVWVASADCSPVLIADIVTGQVAAVHSGWRGTAKAIVPEAIAQFIRQSQTHDSQNQLKNLRIAIGPAIAGEVYQVSEAVAAEVGMSIHSENISPEALTEPQTLTYILEWLQQIPGSPIFPDREPGKVRLDVRQAINLQLEKIGINPEQIATAKYCTYQTPEQFFSYRRDGLKKVQWSGIISQ; this is encoded by the coding sequence ATGTCTAATTGGCAGTGGCACGATTGGAACGGACTATCTTATTTAACTTGTAGCTTACTGGCGGATTGGTCTCACGGCTTTTTTACTCGTGACTTTTGGCCGCGATCACCTGAACAACTGGTGAACGTTTTGCGCCACCAGGTAAATCCTCTCTTCCCAGAAGTATTTCGTGTCAAACAGGTTCACGGCAATACCGTATTGCCCACCAGCCAACTAACTCCGATTACTCAAAACCAATCAGAAGACTTAGAGTCTAGTTCTACAGAAACTACAGTTTCCCTTTCCTTAGAAGAAGCGGATGGCTTACGCACGGAAAAAGCTGACCAAGCAGTCTGGGTCGCCAGCGCAGATTGTTCCCCGGTACTGATTGCCGATATCGTGACGGGACAGGTGGCGGCAGTGCATTCCGGCTGGCGAGGAACGGCAAAAGCAATTGTGCCAGAGGCGATCGCTCAATTTATCCGCCAGAGCCAAACTCACGATAGTCAAAACCAGCTAAAAAACCTCCGCATCGCCATTGGTCCTGCGATCGCAGGGGAAGTTTATCAGGTTTCCGAAGCAGTTGCCGCTGAAGTCGGCATGAGCATTCACTCAGAAAATATCAGCCCCGAAGCATTAACGGAACCACAGACTTTGACATATATATTAGAGTGGCTGCAACAAATTCCCGGTTCGCCTATTTTTCCCGATCGCGAACCGGGCAAAGTGCGCTTAGACGTGCGACAAGCCATCAACTTACAACTAGAGAAAATTGGCATTAATCCAGAACAAATCGCGACAGCAAAATACTGCACCTACCAAACCCCCGAACAATTTTTTTCCTATCGCCGAGATGGACTAAAAAAAGTCCAGTGGTCTGGAATTATTAGCCAATGA
- a CDS encoding biotin--[acetyl-CoA-carboxylase] ligase, protein MVLNQERLEAALKVVKSDLNLLGFTNNSDRVIDFSIYIFEQLESTNKTLWQLLNNGAPSGTVVIANRQTSGRGQWGREWNSPLGGLYLSLALFPNLPVTKSFQLTLSSAWGIATILRSYHLPVLIKWPNDLILSQRKLGGILTETKIQSQIITKAVVGVGINWANSVPPTGIALQSYQANCLKNQVSLEKTDFCESLEMLAAITLWGIASGIEYMQNESVEKLLSSYLAILANLGQAIMVEGQSGVIAGVTATGDLRIEIDSPNQSPPNQPGSNPSRPDVAAREIFVKPGTIRLGYDTL, encoded by the coding sequence GTGGTATTAAATCAAGAACGTTTAGAAGCTGCTTTAAAAGTTGTCAAATCCGATCTGAATCTACTAGGATTTACCAATAATTCAGACCGGGTTATAGACTTTTCTATATATATTTTTGAGCAACTAGAATCTACGAATAAAACCCTTTGGCAATTACTTAACAACGGTGCTCCGTCTGGTACAGTAGTAATTGCCAATCGACAAACTTCTGGCCGAGGTCAGTGGGGACGAGAATGGAACTCTCCCCTCGGTGGCTTGTATTTATCATTGGCTTTATTTCCTAATCTACCCGTGACAAAAAGTTTTCAATTAACCCTATCTAGTGCTTGGGGAATTGCCACGATTTTAAGAAGTTATCATCTACCAGTTTTGATTAAATGGCCGAATGATCTAATTTTAAGCCAAAGAAAATTAGGAGGAATTCTCACTGAAACCAAAATCCAATCCCAAATTATCACAAAAGCGGTGGTAGGTGTGGGGATTAATTGGGCTAACTCCGTGCCACCAACCGGGATCGCTCTACAATCTTACCAAGCTAATTGTCTAAAAAACCAAGTTTCTTTAGAAAAAACTGATTTCTGCGAGTCTCTGGAAATGTTAGCCGCGATTACTTTATGGGGAATAGCTTCCGGAATCGAATATATGCAGAACGAAAGTGTAGAAAAACTGTTGTCAAGCTACTTGGCAATTTTGGCTAATCTGGGTCAAGCAATTATGGTCGAAGGACAGTCAGGAGTGATTGCTGGGGTGACGGCAACGGGAGATTTGCGGATTGAGATTGATTCTCCGAACCAATCACCGCCAAATCAACCGGGTAGCAACCCAAGTCGTCCGGACGTCGCCGCCCGAGAAATTTTTGTAAAGCCTGGAACAATTCGCTTGGGATACGATACTCTCTGA
- a CDS encoding peptidoglycan DD-metalloendopeptidase family protein, translated as MSHPIKYARTPLSVICQFSLLLQGLGWIPSMGVVSSRLEAQAQTPSNAIDNLGSDLGSAKPAPAVVATPEPEYIPPQLEWETPANSVEQAYTAEEQWQPAPTPEPEYSAPQEQWEPAATPAPTPQPDYTATEQWQPTPTPEPEYSAPQEQWEPATAPEPEPQPAAAEEQRQPAPAPMDYTNVYIDPSDYSIGVTRSNEAIAQDQTPDNTYQEPSAVVFSERSTGCEAALQQGQVVGGDLCGAVASPQPLPDPAPNNVSPGIEQYVYAQPPQNPGSSVSAPQYTAPKPVQQYAAPPSPVSSQYLPRVSVQQEYLPPVPVQEYYSAAPESESYSQSYYSDPVSSNTAMQPVTLGALSIGGNGIKYDMRKHAGELDRKRAARPQGRIGNGNTQMIFPLAIPAPITSLFGWRTHPITGDRRFHNGIDFGAPMGTPVLAAYAGQVAIADWLGGYGLTVVLDHAQGSAETLYGHLSELFVKEGEEVKQGDVIGLVGSTGNSTGPHLHFELRELTREGWVALDPGTQLEYAMAELAGMLEKPPSKLEVSLSKAAKPLEKYAKTEFFQSLQMAGFKLPNQQISRNQTQPANTPNSGN; from the coding sequence ATGAGCCATCCAATTAAATACGCCCGCACACCTTTAAGTGTTATTTGTCAATTTTCGTTATTGTTGCAAGGACTGGGTTGGATTCCCAGTATGGGGGTGGTCAGTAGTCGCCTGGAAGCTCAAGCGCAGACCCCATCCAATGCGATCGATAATTTAGGTAGTGATTTAGGCAGCGCAAAACCAGCGCCCGCCGTTGTCGCCACCCCAGAACCTGAGTATATTCCCCCTCAATTAGAGTGGGAAACTCCTGCGAATAGCGTAGAGCAAGCTTATACAGCAGAAGAACAATGGCAGCCTGCCCCAACTCCCGAACCGGAATATTCCGCTCCCCAAGAGCAATGGGAACCCGCTGCTACTCCGGCTCCGACGCCGCAACCCGACTATACAGCAACAGAACAGTGGCAGCCTACCCCAACTCCCGAACCGGAATATTCCGCTCCCCAAGAGCAATGGGAACCCGCAACGGCGCCGGAGCCAGAACCACAGCCTGCGGCGGCGGAAGAACAGCGGCAACCCGCTCCAGCACCAATGGATTACACTAATGTTTACATCGATCCGAGTGACTATAGTATTGGAGTAACTAGGAGTAATGAGGCGATCGCCCAAGATCAGACCCCCGACAATACTTACCAAGAACCCTCAGCGGTAGTATTTTCTGAACGGTCAACGGGCTGTGAGGCGGCGCTTCAGCAAGGGCAAGTAGTAGGCGGCGATCTTTGTGGTGCAGTCGCTTCCCCGCAGCCTCTCCCAGATCCGGCGCCGAATAATGTTAGCCCGGGGATAGAACAGTATGTCTATGCTCAACCGCCCCAAAACCCTGGGTCTTCGGTTTCCGCACCGCAATATACTGCCCCCAAGCCAGTACAACAGTATGCAGCACCACCGTCCCCCGTCTCGTCGCAGTATTTGCCCCGAGTGTCAGTCCAACAGGAATATCTGCCCCCAGTGCCAGTTCAGGAGTATTACTCCGCTGCCCCAGAGTCAGAGTCTTACTCGCAGTCCTACTACAGCGATCCGGTTTCATCGAATACCGCGATGCAACCAGTCACCCTAGGCGCATTGAGTATTGGCGGTAATGGCATTAAGTACGATATGAGAAAGCACGCTGGTGAATTGGATCGCAAGCGTGCGGCTCGCCCTCAAGGTCGAATCGGTAATGGAAATACCCAGATGATTTTCCCTCTGGCAATCCCGGCGCCGATTACTTCTCTGTTTGGTTGGCGGACTCATCCGATTACCGGCGATCGCCGCTTCCATAATGGCATTGACTTTGGGGCGCCGATGGGAACTCCCGTGTTAGCGGCATATGCAGGACAAGTGGCGATCGCGGATTGGCTAGGGGGTTATGGCCTAACCGTAGTCTTAGATCACGCCCAAGGATCGGCGGAAACCCTCTACGGACACCTCTCAGAACTTTTTGTCAAAGAAGGAGAAGAAGTCAAGCAAGGAGACGTGATTGGACTGGTAGGCAGTACCGGCAACTCTACCGGGCCGCACTTGCACTTTGAACTCCGAGAGCTAACCCGTGAAGGTTGGGTCGCCCTAGATCCAGGAACTCAGTTGGAATATGCAATGGCTGAGTTAGCCGGAATGTTGGAAAAACCGCCGTCTAAATTAGAAGTGTCTTTATCTAAAGCCGCAAAACCTTTAGAAAAATACGCTAAAACTGAGTTTTTCCAATCCTTACAAATGGCCGGATTTAAGTTACCAAATCAGCAAATATCCCGTAACCAAACTCAGCCAGCGAATACCCCCAATTCAGGAAATTAG
- a CDS encoding DNA-binding protein, translating into MNHKTHVGTTEAAFMLGLSTARVRHLLNQGRIQGAEKAGRAWIIPLYNGMPVVTAGRRGPKGTWYKRPRQVETCILVDREKIRHNTKKNDNKPPIVVKQGKHQYNCHELEIKGPCRIVYTPHEKGPCGARLWIEAAADVPVIRKLFPMMYAA; encoded by the coding sequence ATGAACCACAAAACTCACGTCGGCACTACAGAAGCAGCCTTTATGCTTGGTCTATCCACCGCCAGAGTCCGCCACCTCCTTAATCAAGGGCGGATTCAAGGAGCGGAAAAAGCAGGTCGAGCCTGGATAATTCCCTTATATAACGGAATGCCCGTAGTCACCGCCGGACGCCGAGGACCAAAGGGTACTTGGTACAAACGCCCTCGCCAAGTAGAAACTTGTATCCTGGTAGATCGAGAAAAAATTAGACATAACACCAAGAAAAACGATAACAAGCCGCCAATTGTGGTCAAACAGGGTAAACATCAGTACAACTGCCATGAATTAGAAATCAAAGGTCCTTGCCGGATTGTGTACACTCCCCATGAAAAAGGTCCTTGCGGCGCTCGCCTGTGGATTGAGGCGGCGGCAGACGTGCCGGTAATTAGAAAGCTATTTCCTATGATGTATGCCGCCTAA
- a CDS encoding calcium-binding protein translates to MSDLLPVAPSQGGAEFVSPIALGESSSSTSGSSTGGSSTGGSSTGGSTQSVQSILNILATLGVTASPNTAGGVSVDATNQSTGLNFSQESPNGLSLTDTTDVLNLGSGPDFVQSQGGDDQIKTGDGNDRAEANQGDDQVDLGAGDDTGSGGKGNDQVDGGEGNDVLFGNLGSDVVKAGIRSDNANGNQDSDTVDGDAGNDVVHGGRGNDSVLGGDGDDTVFGDAGDDTLTGGSGKDIFRFEYFASQGPLRTAEEVGANPLGVDTITDFNPAEDKIQLDKRIFASLGDTVQPGDVEVVTNFDPATQGTQTAKIIYDPTSGLVYYNPTAEQGDEMKLVQLEPNLNITIDDFEVF, encoded by the coding sequence ATGTCTGATTTGCTTCCCGTAGCACCTTCACAGGGTGGGGCAGAGTTCGTATCTCCGATCGCCCTTGGCGAATCTAGCAGTAGCACAAGTGGCAGTAGCACAGGTGGCAGCAGCACAGGTGGCAGCAGCACAGGTGGCAGCACCCAAAGCGTTCAAAGCATTTTAAATATCTTGGCGACATTGGGTGTCACCGCATCCCCGAATACTGCGGGCGGTGTGAGTGTAGATGCTACCAATCAATCCACAGGACTTAATTTTTCCCAGGAATCTCCTAATGGGCTGAGTCTTACGGATACCACGGACGTATTAAATCTCGGTAGCGGCCCTGACTTCGTGCAATCTCAAGGCGGTGACGATCAGATCAAGACTGGCGATGGCAATGACCGAGCTGAGGCGAACCAAGGCGATGATCAGGTTGACTTGGGCGCTGGTGATGATACTGGATCCGGTGGCAAAGGAAACGATCAAGTTGACGGTGGTGAGGGCAACGATGTTTTATTTGGCAATTTAGGTAGTGATGTAGTTAAAGCTGGCATTAGAAGTGATAACGCTAATGGCAACCAAGACAGTGATACGGTCGATGGAGACGCAGGGAATGATGTGGTGCATGGAGGTCGAGGGAATGATAGCGTACTCGGTGGCGACGGTGATGATACGGTGTTCGGAGATGCCGGTGATGATACCCTGACCGGGGGTTCGGGGAAGGATATTTTCCGTTTCGAGTATTTTGCCTCACAAGGCCCGTTGCGAACAGCGGAAGAAGTTGGGGCAAATCCTTTGGGGGTGGATACGATTACGGACTTTAATCCCGCAGAAGATAAGATTCAGTTGGACAAAAGAATCTTTGCTTCTCTGGGAGACACAGTTCAACCCGGTGATGTGGAGGTTGTGACTAATTTTGACCCTGCTACTCAGGGAACGCAGACGGCAAAAATTATCTACGACCCAACCAGCGGTTTGGTATATTACAATCCCACTGCGGAACAAGGAGATGAGATGAAGCTGGTTCAACTCGAACCTAATCTGAATATTACTATAGATGATTTTGAGGTGTTCTAA
- a CDS encoding glycosyltransferase 61 family protein: protein MLCCPQDQEAINQLGEILFEQHRWPEAIALYEQVIALYPNSASLYNYLGYAQWQQRNTAAAISSYYRAIELDQNLASTYYNLGKIWQSENDCAAAVACFIQVIKLQPNYIPIYSDLGYSLMAEGKLTEAMACFREAIARQPLFVESFCDGVEQGLIRTKTELDEFDRAKIACAKFLRALQQQFDAPEVLDYLLETYVRLGNAVFDGGGYRQGAIYYEYALQIQPDNATANWQLGQIREKQQLWQEAIACYLQVFTSNSGAEPLSELINFGNLTLPKTESTILPQGIYRFTQDWLDCHQQTLSFPRKREPIFSSIMSDRISDREPLYIPINCPLKASNYDIAFFSSAGSVDSRESGNDNTETVFKVSQVKPNDNKTCEGIHCQSCLNQINCWFNPVNLGNGLYQVSLPGYSNPLTNYATFVAHIPAGRVWIAPQKSSWQICNAIAVITPDNYLLADLSRSYPGQLPGCENYDHRKHRIFQLDTLPKLEQIDGTVAILSGLSGHVYFHWLVDILPRWQLLRLSGIDLTKIDWFVVNSLRQPFQRETLEYLGISGRTIIESDRYPHIQAQQLVVPSFPGFLGWLPPWALEFLRSQFLGFFGNGLEFSEASSNNYNYPERIYISREKAQYRRVINETEVEETLEKFGFVKIFLESYSVREQIRLFAHAKMIITAHGSGLTNIIFCQPNTQIMELVSPNYIKHYFWVISQQLGLKHYYLVGESFACYPLRYIMDPNPLTENILVNIDGLKNALSALGLP, encoded by the coding sequence ATGCTCTGCTGTCCGCAAGACCAAGAGGCAATTAACCAATTAGGTGAAATTCTGTTTGAACAACATCGGTGGCCGGAGGCGATCGCGCTCTATGAACAGGTGATCGCGCTCTACCCGAATTCCGCCAGTCTTTATAATTATTTGGGTTATGCTCAGTGGCAACAGAGAAATACTGCGGCGGCGATTTCCAGTTACTATCGCGCTATAGAATTAGACCAGAATTTGGCCTCAACTTACTATAATTTGGGCAAAATTTGGCAGTCGGAAAACGATTGTGCGGCAGCGGTGGCTTGTTTTATCCAAGTAATTAAATTGCAGCCGAATTATATTCCGATTTACAGCGATTTAGGCTATTCTTTGATGGCTGAGGGGAAACTGACGGAGGCAATGGCTTGTTTTCGAGAGGCGATCGCTCGTCAGCCTTTATTTGTGGAAAGTTTCTGTGATGGGGTGGAACAGGGTTTAATTAGGACAAAAACCGAATTAGATGAGTTCGATCGCGCTAAAATAGCCTGCGCTAAATTTCTCAGGGCTTTGCAACAGCAATTTGATGCCCCAGAAGTTTTAGACTATCTATTAGAAACTTATGTTCGTTTGGGCAATGCGGTTTTTGATGGGGGTGGGTATCGGCAAGGGGCTATTTACTATGAATATGCCTTACAAATTCAGCCAGATAATGCCACGGCTAATTGGCAATTAGGTCAAATTAGAGAAAAACAGCAGCTTTGGCAGGAAGCGATCGCTTGTTATCTTCAGGTTTTCACTTCTAATTCTGGCGCGGAACCATTATCGGAATTAATTAATTTTGGTAATTTAACATTGCCTAAAACTGAATCCACTATTCTCCCTCAAGGTATTTATCGGTTTACTCAAGACTGGTTGGACTGCCACCAGCAAACCCTGTCATTCCCCCGAAAGAGGGAACCGATATTTTCGTCTATTATGAGCGATAGGATTAGCGATCGAGAACCGCTATATATTCCGATTAATTGCCCATTAAAAGCATCAAATTATGATATAGCTTTTTTCAGTAGCGCGGGGTCTGTGGATTCCCGCGAAAGCGGGAATGACAATACCGAAACTGTTTTTAAGGTTTCTCAGGTTAAACCTAACGATAATAAAACCTGTGAAGGAATTCACTGCCAAAGCTGTTTAAACCAAATTAATTGCTGGTTTAATCCAGTAAATTTAGGTAATGGCTTATATCAAGTTTCTCTGCCCGGTTACTCAAATCCCTTAACTAATTACGCTACTTTTGTGGCGCATATTCCCGCAGGAAGAGTTTGGATTGCCCCGCAAAAAAGTTCCTGGCAAATTTGCAATGCGATCGCTGTCATTACCCCGGATAATTATCTCTTAGCTGATTTATCCCGGTCTTATCCGGGACAGTTGCCCGGTTGCGAAAACTATGACCATAGAAAACACCGTATTTTTCAGCTAGACACTTTGCCAAAATTAGAGCAAATTGATGGGACTGTAGCCATATTATCAGGACTATCGGGTCATGTCTATTTCCATTGGCTAGTGGATATTTTACCCCGCTGGCAGCTATTACGCTTAAGTGGAATTGATTTAACCAAGATTGATTGGTTTGTAGTGAATAGCCTCCGGCAACCTTTTCAAAGAGAAACTCTTGAATATCTAGGAATTTCTGGGAGGACAATTATCGAAAGCGATCGCTACCCTCATATTCAAGCCCAGCAATTAGTTGTCCCTTCTTTTCCGGGATTTTTGGGGTGGCTACCTCCTTGGGCATTAGAATTTCTGCGATCGCAGTTTCTCGGATTTTTTGGTAATGGACTAGAGTTTTCCGAGGCATCCTCGAACAATTATAATTATCCAGAACGCATCTATATTAGTAGAGAAAAAGCCCAATATCGCCGAGTGATAAATGAAACAGAAGTGGAGGAAACTTTAGAAAAATTTGGGTTTGTGAAGATTTTTCTAGAGTCTTATTCGGTGCGGGAGCAAATTCGCTTATTTGCCCATGCTAAAATGATTATAACCGCTCATGGCAGTGGGTTGACCAATATAATTTTCTGTCAGCCGAATACACAAATTATGGAATTAGTATCGCCTAATTATATCAAACATTATTTTTGGGTAATTAGTCAGCAACTAGGACTAAAACATTATTATTTGGTTGGGGAATCTTTTGCTTGCTATCCGCTAAGGTATATTATGGATCCGAATCCGCTAACCGAAAATATCTTGGTGAATATTGATGGGTTAAAAAATGCATTATCGGCGCTAGGTTTGCCGTAA
- a CDS encoding Uma2 family endonuclease, whose protein sequence is MVQAPVKPNSETLSLQLPKTIGLYVTQEQFAALAIANQDLQLERTAQGELIVNPPTGWETGKRNWSISGELYLWWRNAGEPGEAFDSSTAFILPNGATRSPDASWVSQARWDALTPEQTGTFANICPDFVVELRSGSDSLKPLQEKMQEYMDNGAKLGWLIDPQNRQVEIYRPGLEVEVLANPTELSGEEVLPGFVLNLRRVWG, encoded by the coding sequence ATGGTACAAGCACCCGTAAAACCAAACAGCGAAACTCTATCGCTTCAGTTACCAAAAACCATTGGGCTTTATGTCACCCAAGAACAATTTGCTGCCCTGGCAATAGCTAATCAAGATTTACAACTAGAACGAACCGCGCAAGGAGAATTAATCGTGAATCCACCAACCGGCTGGGAAACGGGAAAACGCAATTGGAGTATTTCTGGGGAACTGTATTTATGGTGGCGAAATGCCGGTGAACCAGGAGAAGCCTTTGATTCTTCCACTGCTTTTATTTTACCCAATGGTGCAACTCGTTCCCCGGATGCTTCTTGGGTAAGTCAAGCCCGTTGGGACGCATTGACTCCAGAACAAACAGGCACTTTTGCTAATATTTGCCCGGATTTTGTCGTGGAATTGCGATCGGGTTCCGATAGTCTTAAGCCCCTGCAAGAGAAAATGCAAGAATATATGGATAATGGGGCAAAACTGGGTTGGTTAATCGATCCACAAAATCGTCAAGTGGAAATTTATCGGCCAGGGTTAGAAGTAGAAGTATTGGCAAATCCCACCGAGTTATCTGGGGAAGAAGTATTACCGGGTTTTGTGTTGAATTTGCGGCGGGTTTGGGGGTAA